Genomic segment of Deltaproteobacteria bacterium:
GTTTTACGATGGCAGCAGCGATGACCTCCTTGAGCTCGGTGCGGAGGAGGTCGTCGGAAGGGTTGTTCGACCAATCCGGGATTTCAAAGGCCTGGGGTCCCTTATCGGGGTTCCCGAGTTCTTCCAGGGACAATTCCCTGTCCGGCTCGAACTTTTTTTTCCTCCGCTTCCGGTAACAGGCATTGGCGGCGATTTTGAAGAGCCAATTTTTCAGCTTCGTCTCTTCCCTGAAGTCCTGAAGGGACTTGAAGGCGTTGAGGAAGGTCTCCTGCATGATGTCCTCGGCGTCCTGGGGGTGTCCGCACACCCTGAGACCGAAATTGAAGAGCGGTTCCTCGTACCTCTCCACGATCTTTTCCATGGCCTCCATGGAACCCTTCTTGAACCGGGTGATCAGCTCGTGATCCAGATCATCTGTCTTTATTGGATTCATTTTCTCGAAAAAAGTTCCCTGAATAGGGTATCCTTCACCGGCCCCACGGTTAAATCAGAGGATGGGCGGCACGCTGTTACCCCCTTGCGGCCCCGAATGGCCAGGTTCCTACCAGAAGTTATGCCGGAAATCAACCTGTTCGCAAGGCATGGGAGCTTCGGAAGGAGGAAGATCAAAGGGTAGGAGCCTGTGGCTTCTCCTTTGGAGCCGGCCCTGTCCCCTCCGCTGCCCTTCATTGACATCCCCACCATGATTATTTATCCTGCCTTGAGAGTCCTTCTGGAGGGCCGGGAATTCACAGTGAATTCCTCGGGCCAAGGGCGTCAAACCGGTCCGGTAACTTTCAATGCCGGGGTCGTTCCATGGGTCTTGTTTTCGATGCCGATTCCGCAAACCTTTACGCCACCTGGTGCAGGTCTCCACATGGTCGGGCCATGGATCGGTTCGTCGAGAAATCGGTCCGGGGACTCCTGGATCCCCAACCGGGAGAAAAGGTGCTTGATATCGGCTGCGGAGAAGGAAACCATCTTCTTTTTTTCAGCAAATTGGGATTGGATATCAACGGCGTCGATCCTTCCCCGTACCTCATTGATCGGGCCAGGGAGCGCCTCGGCTACCGGTGTATGCTTAAGATCGGGAGGGCCGAAGAGCTTCCATACAGCGACAATGAATTCGACTTGGCCGTCATGATTAATACCCTCGAATTCGTTGATGACCCCTTGGCGGCTTTGATGGAGGCGGGAAGGGTGGCACGCCGGGGAGTGTTCATCGGAGTGATGAACAGTCTCTCCTGGTTCTGGCTTTGCCAGAAGCTCCAGGGATTCTTTCGGGCGACTCTTTTCAGCCGGGCCC
This window contains:
- a CDS encoding sigma-70 family RNA polymerase sigma factor, whose amino-acid sequence is MNPIKTDDLDHELITRFKKGSMEAMEKIVERYEEPLFNFGLRVCGHPQDAEDIMQETFLNAFKSLQDFREETKLKNWLFKIAANACYRKRRKKKFEPDRELSLEELGNPDKGPQAFEIPDWSNNPSDDLLRTELKEVIAAAIVKLPPKYRMVFNLRDLQGFNTEETAEILGITPQSVKTRLHRARLFLRKEISGHYKESAHHA
- a CDS encoding class I SAM-dependent methyltransferase produces the protein MGLVFDADSANLYATWCRSPHGRAMDRFVEKSVRGLLDPQPGEKVLDIGCGEGNHLLFFSKLGLDINGVDPSPYLIDRARERLGYRCMLKIGRAEELPYSDNEFDLAVMINTLEFVDDPLAALMEAGRVARRGVFIGVMNSLSWFWLCQKLQGFFRATLFSRARFFNLWELKNLVQRAFGDAPVTWRCAQLYPAFLDFPAPHPKKPDRLEHCPFGLFLGVFITMKYWVRTEQHPLRIGFKETKRPLIPGISRGECPLHGGEAEI